CAGCAACATTAAATTGAGACACCAAATCCAACACTTCACCGATCTTACGGCTTCCCAATCGTTCTGCCATATCACGGTCAATGGTTGGAATTTGGTTGGGGTTATTAATACTAACATCTTCTTCAAAATTTCCTTCTTCATGAGTGATTAAACCAGCATAATCTTTCGATCTAAAAATCGGCAAGCCAATCACACTTCCCACTAACAATGCTAAAACGCCCAATGCCATTAGTACGCCATTTATCCGAATAACACCGACACTCGTTTTAGGGTTTAGCGTATAAGCAAGGAATGCACTAATAGCAAAATAAATGAATAAGTTAATCCAAAATTCTAAAGATTGAAACGTTAATGGTGTTAGAGAAAAATACCAATAAATGATAAAACCAATCAATGGAACACCATAAGCTAAAGCCGTTGTTTGCCACTTTTTCATTAATTTTTCCACCTCTTTCTATAAAAATTATAACATAGTTCATTGTGCCAACGTTATTTTTATAAGAAAAGCGGACAAGTCCGCCTTGGCCTATGAAAAAAAGAGACCTAGCGGCCTCTCCTCTTAGTCGTTATTTCGTTGTCGTTCCTTTTCAACATCTAGCTGGTTGTCTTCGATAAAATCAGAGATGGTTGTCATAAAAGCTTCCCCATAATCTTCCAATTTACTCTGCCCGACTCCATGCGTATCTAAAAATTCTTCCTCTGTTAGAGGGAGTTTAGCTGCCATATCAATTAGTGAGCGGTCAGTAAAAACAATAAAAGGTGGTTTGCCAATTTCACTCGCTATTTCAGAACGTAAGTGGCGTAATTCGTCGAATAAAGATTCATTATAATCCTGAACATCTGCCCGATCTTTTTTAACTTTTTTGGGACTCTCTTCCACTACTTTTCGTGTCATTAATAAGGTCGTTTCCGATTTTAATAATTGGTTACTTTTTGCTGTGAGTGTGAGAATGGGATACTGATTGCCTGATAGCGCAAGGTATCCTTCACTGATGAGCAATGATATAATGTCTTTAATCATATCATCTTTATAATCAGACATAATTCCGTAAGTAGACAACTGAGTAAAATGCATACTTCTAATACGCTCGTTGTTTTTCCCTCTTAAAACGTCCGTTACCATCCCTGTTCCAAAACGTTGATTCATGCGGTAAATACAGGATAGGATTTTTTGGCTCTCGACCGTCACATCCATGGTTTCCGTTTCACCATTGCAATTCGAACATTGATCGCAAGCTTCCCAACTTGGCTCTTCATCAAAATAATTTAAAATATATCGTCTTAAACATTTACCCGTTTTACAATATGAAATGATGCGGTTCATTTTTTCTTTTGCGTGGGGTTGATTTCCCTGCTCAATTAAGAACGTATTCGTAATAATATCCTGACTCGAATAAAGGAGAACAGCCTCAGAAGGTGCACCGTCTCGTCCGGCACGTCCTGCTTCTTGGTAGTAACTCTCCATATCTAGTGGCATATTATAGTGAATGACTTTACGGACATTTGATTTATCAATTCCCATTCCAAAGGCATTTGTCGCGACCATAATTGATTTGCGGTCATAAATAAAATCATCTTGGTTTTTATTCCGTTCTTCTGCTGGAATACCCGCATGGTAATAGGTAACTGAGAATCCTTTTTTAGCCAAGCTATGGTAAACAGTCTCCACATTTTTCCGAGTATTACAATAAATAA
This genomic interval from Jeotgalibaca arthritidis contains the following:
- the recQ gene encoding DNA helicase RecQ, yielding MKTIQNVLERHYGFDSFRPGQENIIEAIMNGEDVLAIMPTGGGKSLCYQIPAICMQGTALVVSPLISLMKDQVDSLQAIGVRAGYINSQMDKHTYLDTMDKAMFGYYDLLYIAPERLDSDHFMATISNMQINLIAVDEAHCISQWGQDFRPSYQNIPRLRDSMDYPVPFAAFTATATTTVKEDIKRQLMLKQPHEYVASFDRPNLYFSVIPTKKKSADLLKYVSDSESAVIYCNTRKNVETVYHSLAKKGFSVTYYHAGIPAEERNKNQDDFIYDRKSIMVATNAFGMGIDKSNVRKVIHYNMPLDMESYYQEAGRAGRDGAPSEAVLLYSSQDIITNTFLIEQGNQPHAKEKMNRIISYCKTGKCLRRYILNYFDEEPSWEACDQCSNCNGETETMDVTVESQKILSCIYRMNQRFGTGMVTDVLRGKNNERIRSMHFTQLSTYGIMSDYKDDMIKDIISLLISEGYLALSGNQYPILTLTAKSNQLLKSETTLLMTRKVVEESPKKVKKDRADVQDYNESLFDELRHLRSEIASEIGKPPFIVFTDRSLIDMAAKLPLTEEEFLDTHGVGQSKLEDYGEAFMTTISDFIEDNQLDVEKERQRNND